One genomic segment of Candidatus Cloacimonadota bacterium includes these proteins:
- a CDS encoding T9SS type A sorting domain-containing protein: MKKIIIFSVLILFSFSTLHAVIGWSGNIWPNSGSNQTNGSDITVYYQIWKDGVTGGSGPGADLSATLFYKKSTETTYQSYVMTYNTAVGNNDEYMGTIPDTYFGSGDIINFYCEGYDSTDATYSYGTDQAGGGPYDAGNPGSYNIVGGISQDVTVTFQVDLSVVGPIEPVTVAGSFNGWNASANELTAQGNDIYAGDVLFTAGTNPSQEYKFVNGGNWENEIANRTLTIDDSSPTMILPVVYFNNLDPNDFTDIDVTVTVSVDVADSVGAGCVFDSLGIYGNVAPFDWDFGVIHNELVEIITDELWTGEFLFPAGSWKHIEFKLGRNGLDLEAGFGENHTFDIDDSSPTQLISCVYGTMGPVTSIDDPQNQGNIFMKCSPNPFNTQTHISFALKSQTYQEATVSIFNLKGQLVQKFETQTDAFGQGDVTWDGKDLQGKELKSGIYFYKISTNDVSEINKMIMMR, from the coding sequence ATGAAAAAAATTATAATTTTTTCAGTTCTTATTTTATTTTCCTTCTCCACTCTTCACGCAGTTATTGGCTGGAGTGGAAATATCTGGCCTAATTCAGGATCGAATCAAACGAATGGTTCTGATATAACAGTGTACTATCAAATTTGGAAAGATGGAGTAACCGGCGGCTCAGGTCCCGGAGCCGATCTTTCTGCAACACTTTTCTACAAGAAATCCACTGAAACAACATATCAATCCTATGTAATGACCTACAATACTGCTGTTGGTAATAATGATGAATATATGGGCACAATCCCTGATACCTATTTCGGTTCTGGTGATATTATTAATTTTTACTGCGAAGGATATGATTCGACAGACGCAACCTATTCCTACGGAACAGATCAGGCAGGTGGAGGTCCTTATGATGCAGGAAATCCCGGATCATATAATATCGTTGGCGGTATCAGCCAGGACGTAACAGTCACATTCCAGGTTGACCTGAGTGTTGTTGGACCAATCGAGCCGGTAACGGTTGCAGGAAGTTTCAATGGTTGGAATGCCAGTGCTAATGAACTGACAGCTCAAGGTAATGATATCTACGCCGGCGATGTGCTCTTTACTGCAGGAACAAACCCAAGCCAGGAATATAAGTTCGTGAATGGCGGCAACTGGGAAAATGAGATCGCTAACAGAACCCTTACGATCGATGACTCCTCCCCGACAATGATCTTACCTGTTGTATACTTCAATAATCTCGATCCTAACGATTTTACGGATATCGATGTGACGGTTACTGTCAGTGTTGATGTTGCTGACTCAGTTGGTGCAGGTTGCGTTTTCGATTCTTTGGGTATCTATGGCAATGTTGCTCCCTTCGATTGGGATTTTGGTGTTATACATAATGAATTGGTAGAGATCATTACTGATGAATTGTGGACTGGAGAATTTCTATTCCCAGCAGGTTCGTGGAAGCATATTGAGTTCAAACTCGGTAGAAACGGGCTCGATCTTGAGGCCGGTTTTGGAGAAAATCACACTTTTGATATTGATGATTCAAGCCCAACCCAGCTCATAAGCTGCGTGTATGGAACGATGGGTCCGGTCACCTCAATAGATGATCCTCAAAATCAAGGTAATATATTCATGAAGTGTTCACCCAATCCATTCAACACACAAACTCACATTTCATTTGCGCTGAAGTCTCAAACCTATCAGGAAGCAACTGTTTCTATCTTCAATCTGAAAGGACAGCTTGTTCAGAAGTTTGAAACACAGACGGACGCCTTCGGACAGGGTGATGTGACCTGGGATGGAAAAGACCTTCAGGGCAAAGAACTGAAGAGCGGCATCTATTTCTATAAAATCTCGACGAACGATGTATCTGAAATCAATAAAATGATAATGATGAGATAA
- a CDS encoding PKD domain-containing protein — protein sequence MKKIIIFFVIILAAVSSLHAAIGWSGGIWPNSYTDQTNGFDITVYYQIWKDGVTNLPGRGDSLSATIFYRTQSQTIFDSTAMTFNVDVGNNDEYLGVIPNALFTSGDTVYFYCEGYDSTDATYSYGTDQNTAGPFDENNPGEYYIIAGLNQDVTVTFQVDMTIVDPVYTVSVAGSFNGWTAGADTLSDDDGDHIYSGDVLFTAGTNPYQEYKFVNGSIWEDNISNRILNIDDSSPTMILPPVYFNNIPPDEIFITFQVDMSLQIWNGWFIPGVDTSAVSGTMNNWDKWELADNDGDEIYTGEYSFYGQVGDQIEFKYRLNSDFELYGLPNRTFTIDDTITTIPVVYYDDLNPNPPTNLIATVNNMDVNLVWDAPTARDVEYYNLYRDDSIFALVYQPTTSYTDYSVPNGYHWYYVTAAYPEGQSFPSNIENVFVGTNTPPVADAGDPQIVVEADTVYLDGSGSYDPDGLPLTYRWIAPDGIVLSDSTAVNPTFIAPLVDEDTDYTISLIVFDGALYSDPDDVVITVLNDQPPTANFTAFPITGCMPLEVTFTDLSYSYITTWTWNFGDGNTSHEQNPVHTYTGAGTYSVSLTVTNYFGTNSLTKWNYIHVTSEPLDPPTNLTYTVNVDDVHLDWDAPTAEGRDIQYYKVYRDEVVIVIVYPTSTAYNDMNRPLGQYVYFVTAIYPEGESAPSNQVTVNIINNPPIADAGPNQTVDEGDFVQLDGSGSYDPEGLSLTYSWTAPPEISLNDPSIVDPTFTAPLVTQNEVFPIELIVYDGNSWSDPDTVFITVQELVGVGNEPQVYVDALHANYPNPFKTSTKISFSIKGNEHVEIILYNLKGEKVLTLCNKDFDAGNHELAWNGVDMSGHHVSPGIYFYRINAGDFVSTQKMILMK from the coding sequence ATGAAAAAAATTATTATATTTTTCGTGATTATACTAGCTGCAGTGAGTTCATTGCATGCAGCAATTGGTTGGAGCGGCGGTATCTGGCCGAATTCCTATACTGATCAGACAAATGGATTTGATATAACGGTCTATTACCAGATATGGAAAGATGGTGTAACAAACTTGCCCGGCAGAGGTGACAGTCTTTCTGCGACCATCTTTTACAGAACCCAATCACAAACGATTTTCGATTCTACCGCAATGACGTTTAATGTTGATGTCGGTAATAATGACGAATATTTGGGTGTTATTCCGAATGCTTTATTCACTTCAGGAGATACAGTCTATTTTTACTGTGAAGGATATGATTCCACAGATGCGACATATTCGTATGGAACAGATCAGAATACTGCCGGTCCTTTCGATGAGAATAATCCCGGCGAATACTATATCATTGCTGGACTGAATCAAGACGTAACGGTTACCTTCCAGGTCGATATGACCATCGTGGATCCTGTTTATACGGTTTCTGTTGCTGGTTCATTTAATGGTTGGACTGCAGGTGCAGATACTTTGAGTGATGATGATGGAGATCATATCTACTCCGGTGATGTGTTATTTACTGCCGGGACAAATCCATACCAGGAATATAAATTTGTGAACGGCTCGATCTGGGAAGACAATATCTCTAATAGGATATTGAATATTGATGATTCATCTCCTACAATGATCCTTCCCCCTGTCTATTTCAATAACATTCCACCCGACGAGATCTTCATAACCTTCCAGGTCGATATGTCTCTGCAGATATGGAATGGCTGGTTTATACCTGGAGTAGATACATCCGCTGTGAGTGGTACAATGAATAATTGGGATAAATGGGAACTTGCAGACAATGATGGAGATGAGATCTATACCGGAGAGTATTCATTCTATGGTCAGGTGGGCGATCAGATCGAGTTCAAGTATCGACTGAACAGCGACTTTGAGCTGTATGGGCTTCCAAATAGAACCTTCACCATCGATGATACGATCACAACCATCCCTGTTGTCTATTATGACGATCTGAATCCCAATCCTCCGACAAACCTCATAGCAACAGTCAATAACATGGATGTCAATCTTGTTTGGGATGCACCAACCGCACGAGATGTCGAGTATTATAACCTTTACCGGGATGACTCGATCTTTGCTTTGGTATATCAACCTACGACATCATATACTGATTATTCTGTTCCGAATGGATATCACTGGTATTATGTAACCGCTGCCTATCCAGAAGGTCAATCCTTTCCGTCAAATATTGAAAATGTTTTCGTGGGAACTAATACTCCTCCTGTAGCTGACGCAGGAGATCCCCAAATCGTTGTCGAAGCTGATACAGTATACCTGGACGGCTCAGGTTCCTACGACCCTGACGGACTTCCTCTAACCTATCGTTGGATCGCACCCGACGGCATAGTGCTTTCAGACTCGACAGCTGTCAATCCGACATTTATTGCACCCCTGGTAGATGAAGATACTGATTACACGATCTCACTTATTGTCTTTGATGGCGCACTTTATTCCGATCCTGATGATGTTGTTATAACAGTTTTGAATGATCAACCTCCAACTGCAAATTTTACAGCATTTCCAATAACGGGCTGTATGCCGCTTGAAGTAACATTCACTGATCTATCTTACTCGTATATCACAACCTGGACATGGAATTTTGGTGACGGCAACACAAGCCATGAACAAAATCCAGTACATACTTATACAGGCGCAGGAACCTATTCGGTTTCGCTCACAGTCACCAATTACTTCGGTACAAATTCCCTTACAAAATGGAATTACATACATGTAACCTCAGAACCTCTTGATCCTCCTACAAATCTAACCTACACCGTCAATGTCGATGATGTGCATCTTGATTGGGATGCTCCAACCGCAGAAGGCAGAGACATTCAATATTATAAGGTATATCGGGATGAAGTCGTTATCGTTATCGTGTATCCAACCTCAACTGCATATAATGATATGAACCGCCCTCTTGGTCAATATGTATATTTTGTTACAGCAATTTATCCTGAAGGTGAATCTGCACCATCAAATCAGGTAACCGTTAACATAATAAATAATCCTCCAATCGCGGATGCAGGTCCCAACCAGACGGTTGATGAGGGGGATTTTGTTCAACTCGACGGCTCAGGCTCATACGATCCCGAAGGATTGTCACTTACCTATAGCTGGACTGCTCCTCCTGAAATTTCATTGAACGATCCCTCGATTGTTGATCCTACTTTTACAGCACCCCTCGTAACGCAGAATGAAGTATTTCCTATCGAACTCATCGTTTATGATGGTAACTCGTGGTCTGATCCTGATACTGTCTTCATAACAGTACAGGAACTCGTGGGAGTTGGAAATGAACCGCAGGTATATGTCGATGCCCTTCATGCTAACTATCCGAATCCTTTCAAAACTTCGACAAAGATTTCATTTTCCATTAAAGGAAATGAACATGTAGAGATAATCCTCTATAATCTCAAAGGTGAGAAGGTTTTGACGCTTTGTAATAAGGATTTTGACGCTGGTAATCATGAGCTTGCATGGAATGGTGTGGATATGAGCGGTCATCACGTATCACCCGGTATCTACTTTTATCGAATTAATGCAGGCGACTTTGTTTCAACTCAAAAAATGATTTTGATGAAATAA
- a CDS encoding sugar ABC transporter permease — protein sequence MKRWYQYVIIYSVLLIFVAISIFPVLRVLTISLRPGDNLLNTSLRIIPEDATFDNYVQLFTQKPFLLWIRNSLLVTLAVTIIGVALSSTAGYAFSRYKFPGRKAGLLALLVTQMFPATMLLLPLYIMISKLGLVNSFVGLIIMYSASALPFCIWLMKGYYDTIPSSLEESAKVDGAGKFYSFWKIIIPLASPALVITALFSFMAAWNEYVVAAQVLWYEDMFTIPLGLKSLQGNMTTQWGMYAAGALIISIPVIIVFLILSKWLVSGLTLGSVKG from the coding sequence ATGAAACGATGGTACCAGTATGTAATTATTTACTCAGTTCTCCTTATTTTTGTTGCAATTTCGATTTTCCCGGTACTGCGTGTCCTCACAATATCCCTTCGTCCCGGAGATAACCTTCTCAATACATCCCTGCGCATCATACCAGAAGATGCAACGTTTGATAATTATGTGCAACTCTTTACGCAAAAACCATTTCTTCTGTGGATCAGAAATAGTTTGCTGGTTACACTCGCAGTAACGATCATCGGTGTGGCACTTTCTTCGACTGCGGGATACGCTTTTTCAAGGTATAAATTTCCCGGACGAAAAGCAGGTCTTCTCGCTTTACTTGTTACGCAGATGTTCCCTGCAACAATGCTTCTTCTTCCGTTGTATATTATGATCTCGAAGCTTGGTTTAGTGAACAGTTTTGTCGGACTAATCATTATGTACAGTGCATCAGCTCTTCCCTTCTGTATCTGGCTTATGAAAGGTTATTATGATACGATCCCATCGAGTCTGGAGGAATCTGCAAAAGTAGATGGAGCAGGTAAATTCTATTCCTTTTGGAAGATCATCATTCCGCTTGCATCACCTGCACTCGTAATTACCGCACTTTTTTCTTTTATGGCAGCATGGAATGAATATGTGGTTGCAGCACAGGTTTTGTGGTATGAAGACATGTTCACAATTCCGCTTGGGTTGAAGAGTTTGCAAGGAAATATGACAACACAATGGGGAATGTATGCTGCTGGTGCGCTGATTATCAGCATACCTGTTATAATTGTATTTTTAATTCTCAGCAAATGGCTTGTTTCAGGGCTTACGCTGGGTAGTGTTAAAGGATAA
- a CDS encoding extracellular solute-binding protein, translated as MKKNVLIFLIILLVLASFGCKREEKEKTVVHLWHQMEPEKRPVLKQVIEEFEENNPDIEVVVLAKGTEELRTGYQAAAAFTGGGPELVYGPMDQIGPFEVMKQKNSDISIIMPMEDLYPEEFYHKFVDQGLVRYKGHIYQIADRLGNHLALVYNKKLFDEAGISDPPQTIEEFLQFGQKLTKDTNNDGTIDQWGLVWNYTEPFWFVPFFGGYGGEVFDEDNNPELDSPAAEKAFQLILDMRNKYKIMPPECDYDIADNMFNQGNAAMIINGDWSWNKYIASPHVDFGLARIPYVEETQEWCKPMVSATGYSVNGSAKGEVLEATKLLLKYLTSEEVQLQFVEKFKSIPSLKSLQERPAIANDPVMKISAEQIEVGQLMPIIPEMRAAWDAMRPALQSVISGNMSPKKAAEYQQELCVQKIAEMYEGSDESAEETTLASTIFFVLGIALGLYLTYVLVFKFILALMRKPNSFETKNARFAVFMALPASVILFGVVIYPFFYNIVLSFSNMNMTNVNSWTIIGFGQYLQVFAEKIFYSVFFKTVVWTVVNVFFHVTIGVFLAVLLNRYLPGKAIIRVLLILPWAVPEYITALTWRGMFMYDTGAINLILHKLGIPAVNWLSEATTAFIASMITNIWLGVPFMMIIALGGLQSIPKELYEAAEIDGASAWKRFWKVTVPLLKPVMIPAITLGIVWTFNKLTVIWLVTNGGQPADKSHILVSYVYRAAFNLYRYGYAAAFSMVIFLILVIFSVTFMKRSNVAEKA; from the coding sequence ATGAAAAAAAATGTACTGATTTTTCTTATCATACTTCTGGTTTTGGCATCGTTTGGATGCAAGAGAGAGGAGAAAGAAAAAACAGTGGTTCATCTCTGGCATCAGATGGAACCGGAGAAAAGACCTGTGCTCAAGCAGGTGATCGAGGAATTTGAGGAAAACAATCCTGATATTGAAGTCGTGGTGCTTGCCAAAGGAACTGAGGAACTCAGAACCGGTTACCAGGCAGCTGCAGCGTTTACCGGTGGAGGTCCCGAGCTCGTGTATGGTCCTATGGATCAGATCGGTCCTTTCGAGGTGATGAAGCAGAAGAATAGTGATATAAGCATCATCATGCCGATGGAGGATCTCTATCCTGAAGAATTCTATCACAAATTCGTTGATCAGGGGCTTGTCCGATATAAAGGTCATATCTATCAAATCGCAGACAGACTCGGAAATCATCTTGCACTTGTTTACAACAAGAAATTGTTTGATGAAGCCGGGATCAGCGATCCACCCCAAACAATCGAAGAGTTTCTCCAATTTGGTCAAAAATTAACGAAAGATACAAACAATGACGGCACGATAGATCAGTGGGGACTTGTATGGAATTACACCGAACCCTTCTGGTTCGTTCCATTCTTTGGAGGATATGGTGGAGAGGTATTTGATGAGGATAATAATCCTGAACTCGACTCACCGGCTGCAGAAAAAGCATTTCAGCTCATCCTCGATATGAGGAACAAATATAAGATCATGCCTCCGGAATGCGATTATGATATTGCTGACAACATGTTCAACCAGGGCAATGCTGCAATGATTATTAATGGTGACTGGTCATGGAACAAATATATTGCTTCACCGCATGTAGATTTCGGACTTGCACGCATACCCTATGTTGAAGAGACACAGGAGTGGTGCAAACCGATGGTTTCTGCAACGGGCTATTCAGTGAATGGCTCAGCAAAAGGAGAAGTGCTGGAAGCAACCAAGCTTCTGCTTAAATATCTAACCTCAGAAGAAGTACAGCTTCAATTTGTTGAAAAATTCAAGTCGATTCCAAGTTTGAAGTCTCTCCAGGAACGACCGGCAATTGCAAACGATCCTGTTATGAAGATATCAGCCGAACAGATCGAGGTTGGTCAGCTTATGCCGATCATTCCCGAGATGCGTGCTGCATGGGATGCGATGCGTCCTGCTCTTCAAAGTGTGATCTCAGGCAATATGTCACCGAAAAAAGCAGCAGAATATCAGCAGGAACTCTGCGTTCAGAAAATTGCCGAAATGTATGAAGGCTCTGATGAAAGTGCTGAAGAGACCACACTGGCTTCGACTATATTTTTTGTTCTTGGCATAGCACTCGGTTTATATCTTACGTATGTTCTTGTTTTTAAATTTATTCTCGCCCTGATGAGGAAGCCAAATTCCTTTGAGACAAAAAATGCCCGTTTTGCTGTTTTTATGGCTCTGCCTGCTTCCGTAATTCTTTTTGGTGTGGTCATCTATCCATTTTTCTATAATATTGTTCTTTCCTTTTCCAATATGAATATGACGAATGTCAACTCATGGACAATAATCGGTTTCGGGCAATATTTGCAGGTCTTTGCAGAGAAGATTTTTTATTCTGTCTTTTTTAAGACAGTCGTTTGGACGGTAGTAAATGTCTTTTTCCACGTTACGATCGGTGTATTTCTTGCAGTCCTTTTAAACAGATATCTGCCCGGCAAAGCGATCATACGTGTACTGCTGATACTCCCCTGGGCAGTTCCGGAATATATTACAGCGCTCACGTGGCGGGGTATGTTTATGTATGATACCGGAGCGATAAACCTGATCTTGCATAAACTCGGTATACCTGCGGTGAACTGGCTTTCGGAAGCAACAACTGCCTTTATTGCAAGCATGATCACGAACATCTGGCTTGGAGTTCCTTTTATGATGATCATTGCGCTTGGTGGCTTGCAGTCAATTCCTAAAGAATTGTACGAAGCAGCGGAAATAGATGGGGCATCTGCATGGAAGCGATTCTGGAAAGTGACTGTTCCACTTCTTAAACCTGTTATGATACCAGCGATCACACTTGGTATTGTGTGGACATTTAATAAACTGACAGTTATATGGTTGGTCACGAATGGCGGGCAACCAGCAGATAAATCTCATATACTGGTTTCGTACGTGTATCGGGCAGCGTTCAACCTGTACCGGTATGGATATGCGGCAGCTTTCTCAATGGTTATCTTCCTGATTCTGGTAATCTTCAGCGTGACATTCATGAAGAGATCCAATGTAGCGGAAAAGGCATAG
- the glgA gene encoding glycogen synthase translates to MKVTFISKEYPPNVYGGAGVHVRYLVQELRKLIDVEVRTFGDQDITENGYRVKGYSSIGDFDGDPRISKALDTLGIDLSIVNDVMDSDIVHTHTWYAAFAGFLAKILYNNKFVLTSHSLEPLRPWKEEQLGAGYRLSSWVEKLGIENADRVVAVSKMMKEDILKYFNIDEKKIAVIYNGIDTRKWKETLTGHTLKEYGIDEEYVLFVGRTTIQKGMIYLIEAAKDIKAKVVFCTSAPDTPEIEQMLTEKMNETTNTLWINKLLKEEQYIELYSNASVFACPSIYEPFGIINLEAMACKTPVVASKVGGIKEVVVEGETGFFVEPQKPKELAEKINILLNDKSLAKKFGENGRKRVEVYFDWRIIAKQTKEMYAKLLDEK, encoded by the coding sequence ATGAAAGTTACATTTATTTCAAAAGAATATCCGCCGAACGTCTATGGCGGAGCAGGTGTGCATGTTCGTTATCTGGTGCAAGAACTACGAAAATTAATAGATGTTGAGGTTCGTACTTTCGGTGACCAGGATATCACAGAAAATGGATACCGCGTCAAAGGGTATTCATCGATCGGTGATTTTGATGGTGATCCTCGTATCAGTAAAGCGCTGGACACGCTTGGCATCGATCTTTCGATCGTGAATGATGTTATGGATTCAGATATTGTGCATACGCACACGTGGTATGCTGCATTTGCTGGATTCCTGGCAAAGATACTCTATAATAATAAATTCGTTCTCACTTCCCACAGTCTCGAACCCCTCAGACCATGGAAGGAAGAGCAGCTCGGAGCTGGCTATCGTCTCAGCAGCTGGGTGGAAAAACTCGGCATTGAGAACGCAGATAGAGTCGTGGCAGTTTCGAAAATGATGAAGGAAGACATCCTGAAATATTTCAACATCGACGAAAAGAAGATCGCCGTTATTTATAACGGGATCGATACACGCAAGTGGAAAGAAACGCTTACAGGTCATACGCTCAAAGAATATGGTATCGATGAGGAATATGTGCTTTTTGTAGGGCGTACCACCATACAGAAAGGAATGATCTATCTAATCGAAGCTGCCAAAGACATCAAAGCTAAAGTTGTCTTTTGCACGAGCGCACCGGACACTCCTGAAATAGAGCAGATGCTGACCGAGAAGATGAATGAGACCACAAATACCCTTTGGATCAATAAACTCTTAAAAGAAGAACAGTATATTGAGTTGTACAGCAATGCATCTGTCTTTGCCTGTCCTTCGATTTATGAACCCTTCGGCATCATTAATCTTGAAGCAATGGCGTGCAAGACACCCGTGGTTGCCAGCAAGGTTGGCGGTATCAAAGAAGTAGTTGTTGAAGGAGAAACAGGATTTTTTGTCGAGCCCCAAAAACCCAAGGAGCTTGCCGAGAAAATAAATATATTACTTAATGATAAATCATTAGCGAAGAAATTCGGCGAAAACGGACGAAAGAGAGTCGAAGTGTACTTTGACTGGAGGATCATCGCAAAGCAAACAAAAGAGATGTATGCAAAATTGTTAGATGAAAAATAG